A window of Mangifera indica cultivar Alphonso chromosome 13, CATAS_Mindica_2.1, whole genome shotgun sequence contains these coding sequences:
- the LOC123194400 gene encoding dual specificity protein kinase splB yields MESPSATVSTPGSNDETPRVKFLCSFLGSILPRPQDGKLRYAGGETRIVSLRRDVSYEELMNKMRELYEGAVVLKYQQPDEDLDALVSVVNDDDVTNMMEEYEKLGSGDGFTRLRIFLFSHPDQDGSGHYVDGDDRETERRYVDALNNMNEGNDFRKMQPDSPVFGPVDDLHLADRFFNTMSLEGGLHNHPQFSMHHLMIPHMGSGQIQQPVNQRYNEIEGTWSPVYYSPRNYGHHDPRPLPEFPSSPSSAWYCMPFSEDRMPDEYTRQQVNHLPMYEPQPHISENLVRIPPGAISGDKTGFPGNLLQGHHVYDANGVCEHCWPTVHRNHLHLEQPNMGNGLPQGSNPLGECRPNRESFLLNAEAKLPHGMYPKNQNDSRPLYNESQSHERGRVLQHQLNPRVDEVRTHISVAGRLSDPYMVDSLGMNFPNVHGNPAEGHHLSANHIHHRTGPEMGSEMFHDHAVAAASHMHVPPTEERVRYGNFPYGADNLHPASHGHVQTQTLWRNVQNPMHGAPSYEASTSIVNGSVNPAFLGATVDGNPRFGVGLDNQSFWVESPPKVQGFDGTGTPTEYYYGQAHKLSPQNHNHENQSSDSVQPSDSSSVMIHDKLAASISSVPTMGLRNNVVEVVQMEEKTNVGQENEASHIEKVENIDVLIVSSPEQNTIADKSGGPNSLVTGEVSGNVVKQGENGPLAPPEDSQLSANCLSFLPDLIASVKKAALEGADELKEKVDEDAGSTKPDSVPKEAPTNESELMNVHGELEMDSDTDNVNSKIEPTKAEAEAIARGLQTIRNDDLEEIRELGSGTYGAVYHGKWKGSDVAIKRIKASCFAGRPSERERLIADFWKEALLLSSLHHPNVVSFYGIVRDGPDGSLATVTEFMINGSLKQFLHKKDRTIDRRKRLIIAMDAAFGMEYLHGKNIVHFDLKCENLLVNMRDPQRPVCKIGDLGLSKVKQQTLVSGGVRGTLPWMAPELLSGKSHMVTEKIDVYSFGIVMWELLTGDEPYTDMHCASIIGGIVNNTLRPKIPTWCDPEWKSLMESCWASDPTERPSFSEISQKLRSMAAAINVK; encoded by the exons ATGGAATCACCTTCCGCCACCGTTTCAACTCCGGGTTCAAATGATGAAACCCCACGTGTAAAATTCTTGTGTAGCTTCTTAGGTAGCATTTTGCCCCGACCCCAAGATGGAAAATTGAGGTATGCTGGTGGGGAGACTCGGATTGTGAGCTTGAGGAGGGATGTGAGTTACGAGGAGTTGATGAATAAGATGAGAGAGCTGTATGAGGGAGCTGTGGTATTGAAGTATCAACAACCGGATGAGGATCTTGATGCTTTGGTATCGGTTGTGAATGATGATGATGTCACTAACATGATGGAGGAGTATGAGAAGTTGGGTTCTGGTGATGGGTTTACAAGATTGAGGATTTTTCTGTTTTCGCACCCAGACCAGGATGGTTCAGGGCATTATGTTGATGGGGATGATAGGGAGACTGAGAGGAGGTATGTGGATGCATTGAATAATATGAATGAGGGTAATGATTTTAGGAAGATGCAACCAGATTCTCCCGTGTTTGGTCCTGTTGATGATCTTCATTTGGCGGATAGGTTTTTTAACACTATGAGTCTTGAGGGTGGTTTACATAATCACCCACAGTTTAGTATGCATCACCTTATGATTCCTCATATGGGATCAGGGCAAATCCAGCAGCCTGTTAATCAAAGGTATAATGAAATTGAAGGTACATGGAGTCCTGTATACTATTCTCCTAGGAACTATGGGCATCATGATCCAAGACCATTACCGGAGTTCCCATCTTCACCCTCTTCTGCCTGGTACTGTATGCCATTTAGCGAGGATAGAATGCCTGATGAATATACTCGGCAACAGGTAAATCATCTTCCCATGTATGAACCCCAGCCACATATTTCCGAGAATCTAGTAAGGATCCCACCAGGAGCTATATCTGGAGATAAGACTGGTTTCCCCGGTAATTTACTTCAGGGCCATCATGTTTATGATGCTAATGGAGTATGTGAGCACTGCTGGCCTACTGTTCACAGAAATCATCTGCACTTGGAGCAGCCCAACATGGGTAATGGACTTCCCCAGGGATCAAATCCATTAGGTGAATGTCGTCCAAACAGAGAGAGTTTTCTTTTGAATGCTGAAGCAAAGCTGCCACATGGGATGTATCCTAAAAATCAGAATGATAGTCGACCTTTGTACAATGAGAGTCAAAGTCATGAAAGAGGACGGGTTCTGCAGCATCAGTTGAATCCTCGGGTTGACGAAGTAAGAACACATATCTCTGTAGCTGGAAGATTGAGTGATCCCTACATGGTGGATAGTCTGGGCATGAATTTTCCTAATGTGCATGGGAATCCGGCTGAGGGCCATCATTTGTCTGCAAATCACATTCACCATAGAACAGGACCTGAAATGGGAAGTGAAATGTTTCATGATCATGCTGTAGCTGCTGCATCCCACATGCATGTTCCTCCAACTGAAGAACGTGTGCGGTATGGGAATTTTCCTTATGGTGCAGATAATCTTCACCCAGCATCTCATGGACATGTACAGACTCAAACTTTGTGGAGAAATGTTCAGAACCCAATGCACGGTGCTCCCTCTTATGAAGCATCTACTTCAATTGTTAATGGTTCCGTAAATCCTGCATTTCTTGGGGCTACAGTTGATGGCAATCCAAGGTTTGGTGTTGGGTTGGATAATCAAAGCTTTTGGGTTGAGTCCCCACCAAAAGTACAGGGTTTTGATGGGACAGGCACCCCAACAGAATATTATTATGGCCAGGCACACAAATTGAGTCCACAAAACCATAATCATGAAAACCAATCTTCAGATTCTGTGCAGCCATCAGATTCATCTTCAGTTATGATTCATGATAAACTGGCAGCTTCCATATCTTCAGTTCCGACTATGGGATTGAGAAATAATGTGGTTGAAGTAGTTCAAATGGAGGAAAAAACTAATGTTGGACAAGAAAATGAAGCAAGTCACATAGAAAAGGTTGAAAACATTGATGTGCTAATCGTATCTTCTCCCGAACAGAACACGATTGCTGATAAATCTGGTGGTCCAAATAGCTTGGTGACTGGGGAAGTGAGTGGTAATGTTGTGAAGCAAGGTGAAAATGGTCCCCTAGCTCCTCCGGAAGATTCACAGCTCTCAGCTAACTGTTTGAGTTTCTTACCTGATTTAATTGCTTCTGTTAAAAAGGCAGCACTAGAAGGTGCAGATGAGCTTAAAGAAAAAGTTGATGAAGATGCTGGTTCTACAAAGCCTGATTCAGTGCCAAAGGAAGCACCTACAAATGAATCTGAATTAATG AATGTTCATGGGGAATTGGAGATGGATTCCGACACTGACAACGTGAATTCCAAAATTGAGCCAACTAAGGCAGAGGCTGAAGCTATTGCCAGGGGGCTGCAG ACAATAAGAAATGATGATCTTGAGGAGATACGTGAATTGGGTTCAGGAACCTATGGAGCTGTTTACCATGGCAAGTGGAAAGGTTCTGATGTAGCAATAAAAAGAATCAAAGCCAGTTGCTTTGCTGGGAGACCTTCTGAAAGAGAACGCTTG ATTGCGGATTTCTGGAAGGAGGCTTTGTTATTGAGTTCTTTGCACCATCCAAATGTTGTGTCTTTTTATGGTATAGTACGCGATGGTCCTGATGGATCTCTAGCAACTGTGACAGAATTCATGATTAATGGCTCTTTGAAACAGTTTTTGCATAAGAAGGACAG AACTATTGACCGGCGTAAGAGACTTATCATAGCTATGGATGCGGCATTTGGAATGGAGTATTTGCATGGAAAGAATATTGtacattttgatttaaaatgtgaaaatttgttGGTGAATATGAGGGATCCACAGCGACCAGTATGCAAG ATTGGTGATTTAGGCTTGTCAAAGGTAAAGCAACAGACCTTAGTGTCTGGAGGTGTTCGTGGAACTTTACCCTGGATGGCACCTGAGCTTTTGAGTGGAAAAAGTCACATGGTAACGGAAAAg ATTGACGTATACTCCTTTGGGATTGTCATGTGGGAACTACTAACTGGAGATGAACCTTATACAGATATGCATTGTGCTTCTATTATTg GAGGAATTGTGAACAACACGTTACGTCCAAAAATTCCAACATGGTGTGATCCTGAATGGAAGTCTCTGATGGAAAGTTGTTGGGCATCTGATCCGACAGAGAGACCATCATTTTCAGAAATCTCACAGAAATTAAGGAGTATGGCAGCCGCGATCAATGTGAAATAA
- the LOC123193825 gene encoding transcription factor MYB36-like, translating to MGRAPCCDKANVKKGPWSPEEDAKLKAYIEEYGTGGNWIALPQKIGLKRCGKSCRLRWLNYLRPNIKHGGFSEEEDNIICNLYISIGSRWSIIAAQLPGRTDNDIKNYWNTRLKKKLLGRQKQSAANGLASSGQDPNDNSGDDSQQSQGLSSSALERLQLHMQLQSLQNPFSFYNNPALWPKLHPFQEKMIQSLQSLNGSPNINSLMQNVLPGQSTPPPLTIPQDYNPQIKDSIPFNTNNNFMDSNPEPKLNGAIIEESNATLQSVSTFQSELESFLNNKGVGFTAQDDQLPQFEYFNTMNGSKDNLLWWANEFDSKSASSNSWDSTPVLQSEGIFQDFELGYNL from the exons ATGGGTCGAGCTCCCTGCTGCGACAAGGCTAATGTCAAGAAGGGACCTTGGTCCCCAGAAGAGGACGCCAAACTCAAGGCTTATATTGAAGAATATGGAACTGGTGGCAACTGGATTGCTCTCCCTCAGAAAATTG GGCTCAAGAGATGTGGAAAAAGTTGCAGACTGAGATGGTTAAATTATCTGAGGCCTAACATCAAACATGGCGGATTCTCTGAAGAAGAAGACAATATCATTTGCAACCTTTACATCAGTATTGGCAGCAG GTGGTCCATAATTGCTGCCCAATTACCTGGAAGAACAGATAATGACATTAAGAATTACTGGAACACTAGACTCAAGAAGAAACTCCTCGGAAGGCAAAAACAATCCGCTGCCAATGGGCTGGCTTCTTCCGGCCAGGACCCAAATGATAATAGCGGCGATGACAGTCAACAGTCTCAGGGATTAAGCAGCTCCGCCCTGGAGAGGCTGCAGCTCCATATGCAACTTCAGAGCCTCCAaaatcctttttctttctacaacaATCCAGCTCTGTGGCCTAAACTTCACCCTTTCCAGGAAAAAATGATCCAAAGCCTTCAATCTTTGAATGGAAGCCCTAACATTAATTCTCTTATGCAAAATGTTCTTCCTGGTCAATCCACACCTCCTCCTCTAACAATTCCTCAGGATTATAATCCTCAGATCAAAGATTCGATACCATTTAAcacaaataacaatttcatgGACTCAAATCCAGAGCCAAAATTGAATGGTGCTATTATAGAAGAATCAAATGCAACGCTGCAGTCGGTCTCAACATTCCAGTCTGAGCTTGAAAGTTTTCTGAATAACAAGGGGGTTGGATTTACAGCACAGGATGATCAGCTTCCACAATTTGAGTATTTCAATACTATGAATGGTTCTAAGGACAATTTGTTATGGTGGGCAAATGAGTTCGACTCAAAATCAGCTTCCTCAAACTCTTGGGATTCCACCCCGGTTCTTCAATCTGAGGGGATATTTCAGGATTTTGAATTAGGTTACAATCTGTAA